In the genome of Triticum urartu cultivar G1812 chromosome 5, Tu2.1, whole genome shotgun sequence, one region contains:
- the LOC125555581 gene encoding BTB/POZ and MATH domain-containing protein 2-like codes for MEGSQSSIVRVPARCTAETQTSRATVAFEIAGYSLHKGLGRGKYLRSPAFSVGGYEWCIRYYPDGSPDEASEGYVSVFLKLLTKNAEVRATYNLMLVEPVKGQSTVVLSSEEPQVFDRERPSWGLRRFMKTTAEVEWANLWNDCLVIECEVTVIKETFDVHVPPSDLSDNLATLLEGKKGADVTFKVQGKVFSAHKILLAMRSPVFEAEFYGPLGNKGAQNGHDWLADKNWQANIWHFQQVTALKLAKILLVLRGWLGANQLLDKILVCLPIGNPNFGSKPSSLDITIDDMQPAVFRAFLHFIYTDSMPSMRDLEDDDKIEMVKHLLVAADKYGMERMKRICEGMLCKSLDVETVAAILALADQHHCSNLKDACIEFMLSSNRMNDVMASQGYAHLKRYSPDVIVDVFERAARSCKI; via the coding sequence ATGGAAGGTTCGCAGAGTTCAATAGTGAGGGTGCCGGCGAGGTGCACAGCAGAGACGCAAACGTCGCGGGCCACGGTTGCGTTCGAGATCGCTGGCTACAGCCTTCACAAGGGCCTCGGTAGAGGCAAATACCTCCGTTCTCCGGCATTCTCCGTCGGCGGCTACGAATGGTGCATCCGCTACTACCCCGACGGAAGCCCAGACGAGGCGAGCGAAGGTTACGTCTCTGTCTTCCTCAAGCTCTTGACCAAGAACGCCGAGGTGAGGGCGACCTACAATTTGATGCTTGTGGAGCCGGTTAAGGGGCAGTCGACTGTGGTGCTCTCCTCCGAAGAGCCACAAGTGTTCGACCGTGAAAGGCCATCCTGGGGCTTGCGGAGGTTCATGAAGACCACTGCTGAAGTAGAGTGGGCGAACCTGTGGAACGATTGTCTCGTGATCGAGTGTGAGGTCACTGTTATCAAGGAAACATTTGATGTCCATGTGCCGCCCTCTGACCTTTCGGATAATCTTGCAACATTGCTAGAGGGGAAGAAAGGAGCGGACGTGACATTTAAGGTTCAAGGGAAGGTATTTTCTGCTCATAAGATTTTGCTTGCGATGCGATCACCGGTCTTCGAAGCAGAGTTCTATGGGCCGCTGGGGAACAAGGGGGCGCAGAACGGGCATGATTGGCTGGCAGACAAAAATTGGCAAGCCAACATTTGGCATTTCCAACAAGTGACAGCTCTAAAACTTGCCAAAATTTTGCTAGTTTTAAGAGGTTGGCTAGGTGCCAACCAATTGCTAGACAAAATTTTGGTTTGCTTACCTATTGGCAACCCAAATTTTGGCAGCAAACCAAGCAGCCTTGACATAACAATTGATGACATGCAGCCTGCTGTTTTCAGGGCATTTCTTCACTTCATCTACACAGATTCAATGCCTTCCATGAGAGATCTTGAGGATGATGACAAAATAGAAATGGTTAAGCACTTACTCGTGGCTGCAGATAAGTATGGGATGGAAAGGATGAAGAGGATATGTGAAGGCATGCTATGCAAGAGTCTTGATGTTGAGACTGTGGCTGCCATATTAGCTCTAGCTGACCAGCACCATTGCAGCAACCTCAAAGATGCTTGCATCGAATTTATGCTCTCTTCGAATAGAATGAATGATGTGATGGCAAGCCAAGGGTATGCACACCTCAAAAGATATTCTCCTGATGTCATTGTAGATGTGTTTGAGAGAGCAGCTAGGTCCTGCAAAATTTAG